A genome region from Deltaproteobacteria bacterium includes the following:
- a CDS encoding adenylosuccinate synthase — protein sequence MPNVVIVGAQWGDEGKGKVVDIYTEYADAVVRYQGGNNAGHTVIVKDEEFVLHLIPSGILHKGKICVIGNGVVLDPRVLLEEIDALKARGYMEDDSQFVISDRAHIIMPYHKKIDIARERLRGEGKIGTTGRGIGPCYEDKYTRVGVRVSEFVESDLFAGKLKLNLDMKNRYLEEFLGDSPCDYDEIYNEYSAYAGRIKKYVANTSLLMEGFINDGKSILFEGAQGSMLDVDHGTYPFVTSSNTVAGGACSGVGVGPTKLNEVIGITKAYTTRVGSGPFPTELSCEMGEMLRKNGGEFGATTGRPRRCGWFDSVLVRDAARTNGLTGIALTKLDVLTGMDKIKVCTSYRLNGETLGSVPASLKQLESVEMIYEELDGWTEDIKKVRDFDALPENAKKYVKRLEALVNVEIVMVSVGQKRDENIIIKNPFA from the coding sequence ATGCCGAACGTTGTAATTGTGGGGGCTCAGTGGGGGGATGAAGGTAAGGGAAAGGTCGTAGATATATATACGGAATATGCCGATGCCGTTGTCAGGTACCAGGGGGGGAATAATGCCGGTCATACGGTTATTGTCAAGGATGAGGAGTTTGTTCTCCATCTCATCCCGTCGGGGATCCTGCATAAGGGAAAGATATGTGTAATCGGCAATGGTGTTGTTCTTGATCCCAGGGTTCTTCTCGAAGAAATAGATGCTCTCAAGGCAAGGGGCTATATGGAGGATGATTCCCAGTTTGTTATCAGTGATCGCGCCCATATTATCATGCCTTATCACAAGAAGATCGATATCGCCCGTGAACGTCTCAGAGGTGAGGGGAAAATCGGGACTACCGGTCGTGGTATCGGTCCCTGTTATGAAGATAAATATACCCGTGTCGGTGTGAGGGTTTCCGAGTTTGTCGAAAGTGATCTTTTTGCCGGGAAATTAAAGCTTAACCTGGATATGAAAAACCGCTATCTTGAGGAATTTCTCGGTGACAGCCCCTGTGATTATGATGAAATTTATAATGAATATTCAGCTTATGCCGGGCGAATCAAAAAGTATGTGGCCAATACTTCTCTGCTTATGGAGGGTTTCATTAATGACGGGAAAAGCATTCTTTTTGAGGGTGCCCAGGGAAGCATGTTAGACGTCGATCATGGAACCTATCCCTTTGTCACCTCATCAAATACCGTTGCCGGCGGTGCCTGCTCCGGTGTCGGTGTGGGTCCCACAAAGCTTAACGAGGTGATCGGTATTACCAAGGCCTACACAACAAGGGTCGGCAGCGGGCCTTTCCCGACAGAGCTTAGCTGTGAAATGGGAGAGATGTTGAGGAAAAATGGAGGTGAGTTCGGCGCTACAACGGGGAGGCCAAGAAGATGCGGCTGGTTTGATTCGGTTCTTGTTCGCGATGCGGCCAGGACAAATGGCCTCACCGGCATTGCCCTGACCAAGCTCGATGTTCTCACAGGAATGGACAAGATAAAGGTCTGCACTTCATACCGGCTAAATGGTGAAACGCTGGGTAGCGTGCCTGCAAGTTTAAAACAGCTCGAATCTGTCGAAATGATCTATGAAGAGCTTGATGGATGGACGGAGGATATCAAAAAGGTAAGAGATTTTGACGCCCTCCCTGAAAATGCAAAGAAATATGTAAAGAGGCTGGAAGCGCTTGTTAACGTTGAAATTGTTATGGTCTCCGTCGGCCAAAAGAGAGATGAAAATATCATTATTAAAAATCCTTTTGCCTGA